The sequence below is a genomic window from Thioalkalivibrio sp. ALJ12.
GCCTTCTCTTCCGGCGCATTGTCGATCTGGTCAAACGCACGGGCTTCACTGCCGTACTTCTTGCCCAGCACCGCAGTCATCGCCGCCGTCAGCGTGGTCTTGCCATGGTCCACATGACCAATCGTCCCCACATTCACATGCGGCTTCTTACGCTCGAACTTTTCCTTGGACATCTCTCGCTTCCCCGGATCGTGACGCTTTCACAAGCGACGCAGGTTGTACGCTGACTTACACAAAATT
It includes:
- a CDS encoding GTP-binding protein is translated as MSKEKFERKKPHVNVGTIGHVDHGKTTLTAAMTAVLGKKYGSEARAFDQIDNAPEEKARGITIATAHVEYESDIRHYAHVDCPGHADYVKNMITGAAQ